Proteins co-encoded in one Neofelis nebulosa isolate mNeoNeb1 chromosome 2, mNeoNeb1.pri, whole genome shotgun sequence genomic window:
- the PTAFR gene encoding platelet-activating factor receptor, translated as MEPNDSSRVDSEFRYTLFPIVYSIIFVLGVIANSYVLWVFACLYPSKKLNEIKIFMVNLTMADLLFLVTLPLWIIYYHNQGNWILPRFLCNLAGCFFFINTYCSVAFLAVITYNRFQAVTRPIKTAQATTRKRGFSVSLVIWVAIVSAASYFFVLDSTNVVPNQTGSGNITRCFEHYEKGSTPVLVVHIFLVISFFLVFLLILFCNLVIIRRLLTQPVQLQRNAEVKRRALWMVCTVLAVFIICFVPHHVVQLPWTLAELDIQRGNFHQSVNDAHQVTLCLLSTNCVLDPIIYCFLTKKFRKHLTEKFYNMRSTRKCSRATSETGTEVVMPLSQNPANCLKN; from the coding sequence ATGGAGCCAAACGATTCTTCTCGTGTGGACTCTGAGTTTCGATACACCCTCTTCCCGATTGTTTACAGCATCATCTTTGTGCTGGGGGTGATCGCCAACAGCTACGTGCTGTGGGTCTTTGCCTGCCTGTACCCTTCTAAGAAACTCAACGAGATAAAGATCTTCATGGTGAACCTCACCATGGCTGACCTGCTTTTCTTGGTCACTCTGCCCCTGTGGATCATCTACTACCACAACCAGGGCAACTGGATTCTCCCCAGATTCCTGTGCAACCTGGCCGGCTGCTTCTTCTTCATCAACACCTACTGCTCAGTGGCCTTCCTGGCTGTCATCACTTACAACCGTTTCCAGGCGGTGACACGGCCCATCAAGACCGCCCAGGCCACCACCCGCAAGCGTGGCTTCTCCGTGTCCCTGGTGATCTGGGTGGCCATCGTGTCCGCCGCCTCCTACTTCTTCGTCCTGGACTCCACCAACGTGGTGCCGAACCAGACCGGCTCGGGCAACATCACGCGCTGCTTTGAGCATTATGAGAAGGGCAGCACGCCTGTCCTCGTCGTTCACATCTTCCTCGTGATCAGCTTCTTCCTCgtcttcctcctcatcctcttctgCAACCTGGTCATCATCCGCAGGCTGCTCACGCAGCCGGTGCAGCTGCAGCGTAACGCGGAAGTCAAGCGCCGGGCTCTGTGGATGGTCTGCACGGTCTTGGCCGTGTTCATCATCTGCTTCGTGCCCCACCACGTCGTGCAGCTGCCCTGGACCCTGGCTGAGCTGGACATCCAGAGGGGCAACTTCCACCAGTCTGTTAACGATGCCCATCAGGTCACCCTCTGCCTTCTTAGCACCAACTGTGTCTTAGACCCCATCATCTACTGTTTCCTCACCAAGAAGTTTCGCAAGCACCTCACTGAGAAGTTCTACAACATGCGCAGCACCCGGAAGTGCTCCCGGGCTACCTCGGAGACCGGCACCGAAGTGGTCATGCCGCTCAGCCAGAACCCTGCCAATTGTCTCAAAAATTAG